Part of the Pseudomonas chlororaphis genome, CGGGTGGTCGACCTTGATCATCTGCGGTGCAACGGTGTCGAGCATCGACGGGCAGAAAGGCCTCCAGCGCTCGCGGAACTTGATCTGCTCGTTGATCCGGTCGGCCACGCCGCTGGCGCTTGGGCAACCGATGATCGAACGACCGCCCAAGGCCCGTGGACCGAACTCCATGCGCCCCTGGAACCAGGCCACCGGGTTGCCGTCGACCATGATCTTGGCGATGCGCTCCGGGGTGTTGTCGATCTTGCGCCATGTCGGCTTGCTCGGATGACGAGCGCACGCGGCGATCACGTCTTCGTTGCTGTAGGCCGGGCCGAGGTAGACGTGTTCCATCTTCTCCACCGGCACGCCACGGGCATGGGACACGTAGGCCGCCGCGCCCACCGCGGTGCCGGCGTCGCCGGAAGCCGGTTGCACGAACAGTTCCTTGACGTCGTCGCGGGCGATGATCTTCTGGTTGAGCTTGACGTTCAGCGCGCAGCCGCCAGCGAACGCCAGCTTGCCGGTTTCCTTGAGCACGTCGCCCAAGTAGTGGTCGATCATCTGCAGCGCGAGCTTCTCGAACAGCGCCTGCATGCTGGCAGCGTAGTGAATATATGGCTCGTCGGCGATGTCGCCTTCACGTTTCGGGCCGAGCCATTCGATCAGCTTCGGCGAGAAGTAGAAGCCCTTGCCCTTCTCTTTATAGCGGCGCAGGCCGATCACGTTGGCGTAGTCGGTGTTGATCACCAGCTCGCCGTTCTCGAACGAGGCCAGGCGCGAGAAATCGTACTTGGTGGCGTCGCCATACGGCGCCATGCCCATGACCTTGAACTCACCGTCGAGCATTTCAAAGCCCAGGAATTCGGTGATCGCGCCATACAGGCCGCCGAGGGAATCCGGGTCGTAGAATTCCTTG contains:
- a CDS encoding carbamoyltransferase; translated protein: MALTILGLSGALSHDPSAALYIDGKLIAAAEEERFVRDKHAKNRMPYESAKFCLEQAGIKPSDVDVVAIPFAPISLFGEARWHYAKRYWYAPDRALDAILMGNRRYKRYRRKIVWCLEQLGFDPKKIKIEPVEHHLAHASSAYHCSGFQEKTAILGIDGKGEYATTFFGYGENGKIHKIKEFYDPDSLGGLYGAITEFLGFEMLDGEFKVMGMAPYGDATKYDFSRLASFENGELVINTDYANVIGLRRYKEKGKGFYFSPKLIEWLGPKREGDIADEPYIHYAASMQALFEKLALQMIDHYLGDVLKETGKLAFAGGCALNVKLNQKIIARDDVKELFVQPASGDAGTAVGAAAYVSHARGVPVEKMEHVYLGPAYSNEDVIAACARHPSKPTWRKIDNTPERIAKIMVDGNPVAWFQGRMEFGPRALGGRSIIGCPSASGVADRINEQIKFRERWRPFCPSMLDTVAPQMIKVDHPAPFMTFTFEVAEEWKTRVPEVVHEDGTSRAQVLKREYNPRYYDMMKALEVLTGNGVSLNTSLNRRGEPMICSPTDALNMFYGSDLQYLIMEDILVVKDGVDAYDTLG